One Lytechinus pictus isolate F3 Inbred chromosome 12, Lp3.0, whole genome shotgun sequence genomic region harbors:
- the LOC129273637 gene encoding uncharacterized protein LOC129273637 — MAQSEGENDCDMDQEATKQECSEKDESECDKTVSSSGATSTGATTATPSKGAGSSSGAASISRRSRRKQSDPRRVGSEIVKMEVVEIKSEIIDQDDSDSNEKDPEDHFDDDVFLKVRTNALSPIPGTPTSSERLEGSLVHDQSRDRIGDRDRMDVLQRGVDNGDDCQPQDLSMSSKKRDHNRVVLAIPSVVRPTKPKGTQLDLGRRNESDSANASTHSQISQNNAHVFRTFAHDLQAEGLVGLERDYRLKYRHDFDDDYHDSHSHAIIPHQEYPTPLPFAIAHQHKVILDSQECNSQGIACGDHKETNGKTSPSTSTSSSSSTSQSSKSTNKPGRSYKNLSRSRRIVANARERNRVHTISAAFEGLRRAVPSYSHNQKLSKLAILRIACSYILALAKLADLDYSPEDEQQMSFEDCVDLCTETLQAEGRSKRRKVRSLEI; from the coding sequence ATGGCGCAGAGCGAAGGCGAAAATGACTGCGACATGGATCAAGAAGCGACTAAACAAGAATGTTCTGAGAAGGATGAATCAGAATGTGACAAGACCGTCTCTTCCAGTGGAGCTACCAGTACAGGTGCGACGACAGCGACACCCAGCAAAGGGGCGGGGTCGTCGAGTGGGGCTGCTTCGATTAGCCGGAGAAGTCGTCGAAAGCAAAGCGATCCCCGTCGCGTCGGCAGTGAGATAGTAAAAATGGAAGTTGTTGAGATCAAATCTGAGATCATAGACCAGGATGATAGTGATAGTAACGAGAAAGACCCGGAAGATCATTTCGACGACGATGTCTTTCTCAAAGTCCGGACCAACGCACTGTCGCCCATTCCTGGAACGCCTACGAGTTCGGAACGATTGGAAGGATCATTAGTGCATGATCAATCACGCGATCGTATCGGAGATCGAGATCGAATGGATGTTTTACAGAGAGGAGTCGACAACGGCGACGACTGCCAACCTCAGGATCTTAGTATGAGCAGTAAAAAGCGTGATCATAATCGTGTTGTCCTTGCAATACCTTCGGTTGTTAGGCCAACCAAACCCAAAGGAACACAACTTGACCTAGGAAGACGAAATGAGTCAGATTCTGCAAACGCATCCACGCACTCGCAAATTTCCCAGAATAATGCTCATGTTTTTCGAACATTTGCTCATGATTTACAGGCGGAAGGACTTGTTGGTCTCGAGAGAGATTACCGATTGAAGTACAGACACGATTTCGACGACGATTACCACGACTCACATTCCCATGCTATCATTCCCCACCAGGAATACCCCACGCCTCTGCCATTCGCGATTGCCCACCAACACAAAGTTATTCTCGACTCACAAGAGTGCAATTCTCAGGGCATCGCATGCGGTGACCACAAAGAAACAAACGGTAAAACATCTCCATCGACGTCCACATCGTCGTCATCGTCGACGTCACAATCGTCGAAGTCGACAAACAAACCAGGGAGGTCGTATAAGAACTTGAGTCGTTCTCGGAGGATCGTCGCCAACGCCCGAGAGCGTAATCGAGTCCACACGATCAGCGCCGCCTTCGAGGGTCTTCGTCGGGCAGTGCCTTCGTACTCGCACAACCAGAAACTGTCGAAGCTAGCCATCCTCAGGATCGCTTGCAGCTACATCCTCGCCCTGGCCAAGCTTGCCGACCTCGATTATAGCCCCGAGGATGAACAGCAGATGAGCTTTGAGGACTGCGTCGATCTCTGCACCGAAACCCTACAAGCGGAAGGAAGATCGAAGAGGCGGAAGGTAAGATCATTGGAAATATAA